One Panthera leo isolate Ple1 chromosome B1, P.leo_Ple1_pat1.1, whole genome shotgun sequence DNA window includes the following coding sequences:
- the ZFP42 gene encoding zinc finger protein 42 homolog, producing the protein MDQQLKKKVKTCGWKGLGRRAFSGDKPKPSKPRPAQQEPFDMPWALEDEGVFFESSHLVVEDSFSDCYIECIIRGEFSEPILEEDSLKSLNYQEEESEQELSQQVLTASSLLGKSLKCVQKGAKQELSQQTGGNSQLEYSEYETGKKLSPGGIPSTDVSDPKQFAEFARKKPTKNKEYDAPERIVCPHSGCTKKLKNRASLRRHLLVHAPRDHVCAECGKAFNESAKLKRHFLVHTGERPFRCTFEGCGKRFSLDYNLRTHVRIHTGEKRFVCPFESCHKRFVQSNNLKVHMLTHAKTNKNP; encoded by the coding sequence ATGGACCAGCAACTGAAGAAAAAGGTAAAGACTTGTGGCTGGAAAGGCTTGGGTAGAAGAGCCTTCAGTGGGGATAAACCAAAGCCATCCAAGCCACGGCCAGCCCAACAAGAACCTTTTGACATGCCATGGGCCTTAGAAGATGAAGGTGTATTCTTTGAAAGTAGCCACCTAGTTGTTGAAGATTCCTTCTCTGATTGTTACATAGAATGCATAATAAGAGGTGAGTTTTCTGAACCCATCCTGGAAGAAGACTCACTGAAGTCCCTTAACTACCAGGAAGAAGAATCAGAACAAGAGCTTTCTCAACAGGTTCTTACTGCAAGCTCGCTTCTGGGAAAATCCTTGAAATGTGTGCAAAAAGGGGCAAAACAAGAACTTTCTCAGCAGACTGGAGGGAATTCACAGCTTGAGTATTCAGAGTATGAGACAGGCAAGAAGCTTTCTCCTGGAGGAATACCCAGCACTGATGTATCAGATCCTAAACAGTTTGCAGAATTTGCTAGAAAGAAGCCCACAAAAAATAAGGAATATGATGCTCCAGAAAGAATTGTTTGTCCTCACAGTGGATGCACAAAAAAGTTAAAGAACAGAGCTTCCCTGAGAAGGCATCTCCTCGTTCATGCTCCCCGAGATCATGTATGTGCAGAATGTGGGAAAGCATTCAATGAGAGTGCAAaactaaaaagacattttctggTTCATACTGGAGAGAGGCCATTTCGGTGTACTTTTGAAGGGTGCGGAAAACGTTTTTCCCTGGACTACAATTTGCGTACCCACGTACGTATCCATACTGGGGAGAAACGTTTTGTGTGTCCCTTTGAAAGCTGTCACAAGAGGTTTGTCCAGTCAAATAACCTGAAAGTTCACATGTTAACTCATGCAAAGACCAATAAAAATCCGTga